A portion of the Armatimonadota bacterium genome contains these proteins:
- a CDS encoding cytochrome c biogenesis protein CcdA: MNAETPPTPRIRVDPSGILFVLGGFVLGGILIASTKVLYLAQGRIATLVSWLPVGYAFAAGMVAAVNPCGILLLPSLAAYALARPNLESAGRRVGRTLTFGLVATGGFVLLFGAAGLVVGTGGYVLAQAFPYGGMLVGATLVLLGTWLALSGREFGIAAASRVWERVQPENHFLSFFGFGVAYGTCSLACTLPVFLAVVGSALAAGNWLVATLRFVGYALGMGTVLTAVLVGVTFFEAAVTRWIRTVVPYVHRLAAAFLIGAGVFTVGYWWRAF; the protein is encoded by the coding sequence AACGCGGAGACCCCCCCCACACCTCGGATCCGGGTCGACCCCTCGGGGATTCTCTTCGTGCTGGGGGGATTCGTCTTGGGCGGGATCCTGATCGCCTCCACGAAGGTCCTCTACCTGGCACAGGGGCGGATCGCCACCCTGGTCAGCTGGCTTCCCGTGGGGTACGCCTTCGCCGCGGGCATGGTGGCCGCGGTCAACCCGTGCGGGATTCTGCTCCTGCCCTCGCTGGCGGCCTACGCCCTTGCGCGCCCGAACCTGGAATCCGCAGGCAGGCGGGTTGGCCGGACCCTCACGTTCGGCCTCGTCGCCACAGGGGGATTTGTCCTGCTTTTCGGGGCTGCAGGACTCGTGGTGGGGACCGGCGGCTATGTCTTGGCCCAGGCGTTCCCGTACGGAGGCATGCTGGTCGGTGCTACCCTCGTCCTTCTCGGCACCTGGCTCGCCCTCTCCGGCCGGGAGTTCGGGATTGCGGCCGCGAGTCGGGTGTGGGAACGGGTGCAGCCGGAAAACCACTTCCTCTCCTTCTTCGGGTTCGGCGTGGCATACGGGACCTGCTCCCTCGCGTGCACCCTGCCCGTGTTCCTGGCGGTGGTGGGAAGCGCCCTCGCCGCCGGGAACTGGCTCGTGGCCACCCTCCGGTTTGTCGGGTATGCCCTCGGCATGGGCACGGTCCTCACCGCGGTACTGGTGGGGGTGACCTTCTTCGAGGCCGCGGTCACCCGGTGGATCCGGACCGTGGTCCCCTACGTGCACCGGCTCGCGGCGGCCTTCCTCATCGGCGCGGGAGTGTTTACCGTAGGCTACTGGTGGAGGGCCTTTTGA